From the Gouania willdenowi chromosome 19, fGouWil2.1, whole genome shotgun sequence genome, one window contains:
- the LOC114481908 gene encoding uncharacterized protein LOC114481908 produces the protein MRNYSAGTMLIKARLGDIQKFVRVTEPHLKDFLIAAFAKFGVPAVTEGVKVVDSTGTELDDDVFEDVVKDPSVGVLTIKYDTEESVSMAPSPEQSDLKSRDSSDSQDTIILSESPSAKQQKLDTEAKNLVESILTKKPGGERIMNEYNRSKSLTDETRRKMVNILAADMTEKNGTSPPRQVKEKYARGIVSLFPYLSDPFSRTGYDHYYDGESGTGYLAWRIKTIQRSTARDRRSSYGASSEGTSREVGLGGPTARRETQFVPETVLSENECKEAVALMKHCPDEDTIKKKMKLTFDFRRNMVLDPQQSSNVLSVFPRFKDVKGLVEQDFVLMFGEDVSGKFLEKWTTTFKKKIIQQCRKLPSTSELEDLLLAADTPEDGIEVDDDSSWDSDLSSILLLLHLIPPSAQGRKRPGKVSASQAEKHLVVFKKTGTNIQEHLDSIMTSTQPYLLALGRKKKEVHQFFVILDKNAISCKSASSLGAIDELFKVHYVFATSYNPMLNNMFMFIQTTVYGIDVGKVKESPRVAEVRARLLH, from the exons ATGAGGAATTATTCTGCAGGAACCATGTTGATTAAGGCCAGGCTTGGAGATATCCAAAAATTTGTGCGAGTAACAGAGCCGCATCTGAAGGACTTTTTGATTGCAG CATTTGCAAAGTTTGGTGTGCCAGCTGTGACAGAAGGTGTAAAGGTTGTTGACAGTACGGGGACTGAGTTGGATGATGACGTATTTGAGGATGTTGTTAAGGATCCTTCAGTGGGAGTGCTAACCATCAAATATGACACTG AAGAGTCTGTCTCCATGGCACCATCTCCTGAGCAGTCAGACCTAAAATCCCGTGATTCGTCTGATTCTCAAGATACAATCATCCTTTCAGAGAGTCCTTCCGCTAAACAGCAGAAGCTGGATACAGAAGCCAAGAAT TTGGTGGAATCCATTCTTACCAAGAAACCTGGTGGGGAACGCATAATGAATGAATACAATCGAAGCAAGTCCCTGACAGATGAAACCAGGAGGAAAATGGTGAACATACTGGCAGCTGACATGACAGAAAAGAACGG GACATCACCACCCAGACAGGTGAAAGAAAAGTATGCCAGAGGAATTGTGAGCTTATTCCCCTACCTCAGTGATCCGTTCTCCAGGACTGGTTAT GACCATTATTATGATGGTGAGAGTGGCACTGGGTACTTGGCCTGGAGGATTAAAACTATACAGAGATCCACTGCTAGAGACAGACGATCATCGTATGGAG CGTCATCTGAAGGAACATCTCGTGAAGTTGGGCTCGGAGGACCAACTGCCAGACGAGAGACCCAGTTTGTTCCAGAGACTGTCCTGAGCGAAAATGAGTGTAAGGAAGCAGTTGCACTGATGAAACATTGTCCTGATGAGGACACAAtcaagaagaagatgaagcTGACATTTGATTTCCGCCGCAACATGGTCCTCGACCCACAGCAGTCAAGCAACGTACTGTCTGTCTTTCCACGTTTCAAAGACGTCAAAGGCTTG GTGGAACAGGattttgttctgatgtttgggGAGGATGTCTCTGGCAAGTTTCTGGAGAAATGGACGACCACATTTAAGAAAAAGATCATCCAACAATGCAGAAAGCTTCCATCCACCAGTGAGCTTGAAGATCTCCTCCTGGCAGCTGATACTCCTGAGGATGGCATTGAAGTGGATGACGACAGTA gTTGGGATAGTGACCTCTCATCGATTTTGCTGCTGTTACACCTGATTCCTCCCTCTGCCCAGGGTCGTAAAAGACCAGGAAAGGTGTCTGCTTCCCAAGCAGAGAAGCATCTCGTGGTCTTCAAGAAG acaggaaccAACATCCAGGAACATCTTGATTCCATCATGACAAGCACACAACCCTACCTCCTGGCTTTAggacgaaaaaaaaaagaggtccACCAGTTCTTTGTCATACTTGACAAAAATGCCATCAGTTGCAAGTCGGCCTCCTCACTTGGTGCCATCGACGAGCTTTTTAAGGTGCATTACGTTTTTGCCACCTCATACAACCCCATGCTGAACAACATGTTCATGTTCATCCAGACCACTGTGTACGGCATAGATGTTGGCAAAGTGAAGGAGAGTCCCCGTGTTGCAGAAGTTCGGGCTAGGTTGCTTCATTAG
- the LOC114481693 gene encoding uncharacterized protein LOC114481693 isoform X2 — MSDDKDIEEKLSIEDGEGSDSSSGDEKAGVGSPAKRRGEDGDDMGPEWKKERMTLTEALSVSPPRAVSQSPACMEMEWERDDNTGEIFFAERVARISPFPTVMKVESADEVADCFPPLENESDDDGAELLGAETFVGERGGEAPNEGIETVTPAPTDDSLERLERAFSVLSVILEDVRGVVMSVVKEGLTPPQGASDASRL; from the coding sequence ATGAGTGATGATAAAGACATAGAAGAGAAACTTAGCATTGAGGACGGGGAGGGAAGTGATTCTTCTTCAGGAGATGAAAAAGCTGGAGTTGGTTCCCCCGCTAAAAGACGAGGAGAGGATGGAGATGATATGGGTCCGGAGTGGAAAAAGGAGAGAATGACTCTGACTGAGGCCCTGTCTGTGTCACCTCCTCGTGCTGTCTCACAGTCTCCTGCGTGTATGGAGATGGAATGGGAGAGAGATGACAACACAGGAGAGATCTTCTTTGCCGAAAGGGTGGCCAGAATATCCCCCTTCCCCACTGTGATGAAAGTCGAGTCTGCTGATGAAGTGGCTGACTGCTTTCCCCCGCTGGAAAATGAATCGGATGATGATGGGGCGGAGCTGTTGGGTGCAGAGACATTCGTGGGTGAAAGGGGGGGGGAGGCCCCCAATGAAGGCATAGAGACAGTGACACCTGCCCCGACTGATGACAGTCTGGAGAGACTGGAGCGGGCGTTCTCGGTTCTCAGCGTCATACTGGAAGACGTCAGGGGTGTCGTTATGTCGGTTGTGAAGGAGGGTCTCACCCCGCCACAAGGGGCCTCGGATGCCAGCAGGCTCTGA
- the LOC114481113 gene encoding uncharacterized protein LOC114481113, whose amino-acid sequence MRNYSAGTMLIKARLGDIQKFVRVTEPHLKDFLIAAFAKFGVPAVTEGVKVVDSTGTELDDDVFEDVVKDPSVGVLTIKYDTEESVSMASSPEQSDLKSRDSSDSQDTIILSESPSAKQQKLDTEAKNLVESILTKKPGGERIMNEYNRSKSLTDETRRKMVNILAADMTEKNGTSPPRQVKEKYARGIVSLFPYLSDPFSRTGYDHYYDGESGTGYLAWRIKTIQRSTARDRRSSYGEQSEDESSWFVGISLASVIHPMRPFNIDVTAIQQRDPFR is encoded by the exons ATGAGGAATTATTCTGCAGGAACCATGTTGATTAAGGCCAGGCTTGGAGATATCCAAAAATTTGTGCGAGTAACAGAGCCGCATCTGAAGGACTTTTTGATTGCAG CATTTGCAAAGTTTGGTGTGCCAGCTGTGACAGAAGGTGTAAAGGTTGTTGACAGTACGGGGACTGAGTTGGATGATGACGTATTTGAGGATGTTGTTAAGGATCCTTCAGTGGGAGTGCTAACCATCAAATATGACACTG AAGAGTCTGTCTCCATGGCATCATCTCCTGAGCAGTCAGACCTAAAATCCCGTGATTCGTCTGATTCTCAAGATACAATCATCCTTTCAGAGAGTCCTTCCGCTAAACAGCAGAAGCTGGATACAGAAGCCAAGAAT TTGGTGGAATCCATTCTTACCAAGAAACCTGGTGGGGAACGCATAATGAATGAATACAATCGAAGCAAGTCCCTGACAGATGAAACCAGGAGGAAAATGGTGAACATACTGGCAGCTGACATGACAGAAAAGAACGG GACATCACCACCCAGACAGGTGAAAGAAAAGTATGCCAGAGGAATTGTGAGCTTATTCCCCTACCTCAGTGATCCGTTCTCCAGGACTGGTTAT GACCATTATTATGATGGTGAGAGTGGCACTGGGTACTTGGCCTGGAGGATTAAAACTATACAGAGATCCACTGCTAGAGACAGACGATCATCGTATGGAG AGCAGTCTGAAGATGAGAGTTCGTGGTTTGTTGGAATTAGCCTGGCCTCCGTCATACACCCGATGCGCCCGTTCAATATCGATGTCACggccatccaacaaagggatcCATTTAGATAG
- the LOC114481693 gene encoding uncharacterized protein LOC114481693 isoform X1 — protein sequence MERLHLIWNKRHYDKEARKVLWERDYIKDIKENRLKPYAIAEKNRKRKEWRRRWDEKSKIGIISKAVVIFLILTLLGLLTAIGVRTWMELGRTGSIKRVVKEKLVRCKSCNVYTPRAEVEIPIPFGTGRKMVFDQERYIRGGIQFLALTRGLVGRCDREFFLPEITDHKLKQGHNEGDENRRLSCIEYDQHPRSNRPDKCLKELMWKKLVLRNNTALMKNLMDKGEEICRKIRLIKLEMVKRGLSDYKGEIGYAIEGCISLFPHPRGVRSKEEQTLSPTGLVSINITKPQSKISPESPIRKINTTTPPTAALDSTNGNITNKGSKKCVKKMETMKLNGCKITFEAYQGPCCEEMIMRIMEQLSRVAYKNMCEAVSGDMEICTREDYEKIYDDTTAEGFAVRESCIGEKEGILQ from the coding sequence ATGGAACGGCTCCACCTAATTTGGAATAAAAGACATTATGATAAGGAGGCTAGAAAGGTATTATGGGAAAGAGATTATATCAAGGATATCAAAGAAAACAGACTTAAACCTTACGCCATAGCCGAAAAGAATAGGAAAAGAAAGGAATGGAGGCGGAGATGGgatgaaaaatcaaaaataggGATAATCAGTAAGGCCGTTGTAATCTTTCTGATATTGACACTCCTCGGCCTATTAACGGCAATTGGAGTCAGGACATGGATGGAACTAGGGAGGACAGGTTCCATTAAACGAGTGGTTAAAGAGAAACTGGTTAGGTGTAAATCATGTAATGTATATACACCCAGGGCAGAGGTAGAGATCCCCATCCCTTTTGGCACTGGGAGAAAGATGGTCTTTGATCAAGAGAGATACATAAGAGGAGGGATCCAATTCCTAGCTCTCACCCGAGGCTTGGTGGGAAGATGTGACAGGGAATTTTTTCTCCCTGAAATTACGGATCATAAATTAAAACAAGGGCATAATGAGGGAGATGAGAATAGGCGGCTTAGCTGCATTGAATATGACCAACACCCGAGGTCAAATCGGCCTGACAAATGCCTAAAGGAATTAATGTGGAAAAAGCTGGTGCTAAGAAAcaacacagctttaatgaaaaaTCTTATGGATAAAGGGGAGGAAATATGCAGGAAAATAAGACTTATAAAGTTAGAAATGGTTAAAAGGGGCCTGAGTGACTATAAAGGAGAAATAGGCTATGCAATAGAGGGATGTATTTCTCTGTTCCCGCACCCACGGGGTGTAAGGTCAAAGGAGGAGCAAACACTGTCTCCAACGGGATTAGTGAGTATAAACATTACAAAGCCACAAAGTAAAATTTCACCTGAGTCACCTATAAGGAAGATAAACACAACAACTCCCCCGACGGCTGCATTAGACAGTACAAATGGTAATATAACAAATAAAGGAAGTAAGAAGTGTGTAAAGAAAATGGAAACAATGAAACTTAACGGATGCAAGATAACCTTTGAGGCTTATCAGGGGCCATGCTGTGAGGAAATGATAATGAGGATAATGGAACAACTCTCAAGAGTGGCCTATAAAAACATGTGTGAGGCAGTAAGTGGGGACATGGAAATATGCACAAGGGAGGATTATGAGAAGATTTATGACGATACTACTGCAGAAGGATTCGCTGTGAGAGAAAGCTGTATTGGTGAGAAAGAAGGGATACTTCAATAG